A single region of the Vicia villosa cultivar HV-30 ecotype Madison, WI unplaced genomic scaffold, Vvil1.0 ctg.004306F_1_1, whole genome shotgun sequence genome encodes:
- the LOC131641946 gene encoding protein MAIN-LIKE 1-like, whose protein sequence is MLPGLPVDGTQLNGPSEVDEDVWPTIVGEVPLENALHGSAVKLTWLKAIYQAEANIPTEASTEEYKMRYARIYIMILIGQLLFPDKSGSHVHPKWSQFLFDFNQCGTYSWGSAVLCNLYREMCKACEFKVKEISGCLLLLQAWAFTCMPIISRVSAFPPTYPYASR, encoded by the exons ATGTTACCGGGCCTTCCTGTTGATGGTACGCAATTAAATGGTCCTTCCGAGGTAGATGAAGATGTATGGCCTACAATCGTAGGGGAAGTGCCACTTGAAAATGCTTTACATGGTTCCGCTGTAAAATTGACATGGCTTAAAGCCATTTATCAAGCAGAAGCAAATATACCAACAGAAGCTTCAACAGAAGAGTATAAAATGAGATATGCTCGAATTTATATAATGATTCTCATTGGGCAACTTTTGTTTCCCGACAAAAGCGGCAGCCACGTCCACCCAAAATGgtcacaattcctctttgattttaatCAGTGTGGCACATATAGTTGGGGTTCTGCTGTTTTGTGTAACTTGTACAGGGAGATGTGCAAAGCTTGTGAATTTAAAGTAAAAGAAATATCAGGATGTCTTTTACTTCTTCAAGCTTGGGCATTTACATGCATGCCTATTATTTCTCGTGTATCTGCGTTCCCTCCAACATATCCTTATGCTTCGag ATAG
- the LOC131641947 gene encoding uncharacterized protein LOC131641947, translating to MCLKEHHKMKTNKSRLTPRTELYRGEQQCWIDRESYTFEGTQLQEETKPSVEYMHWYRSLPFMYASYKHFLTDMRSIPNSTNHPSGSQQQPQPQLFQQQHQPQLFQQQPQHQTFQQQHQPQPFQQQHQPFRQYHLNPNYSQQRTLALTLTHNTIPTPNTPYLTLKQIITTKPNTNRPIFVHPCNSHLSRIQTFIPLTSNKTLQPHTLNHPPLLTSQHHDPPHTQSTSNLNLDLNVSDYELINQIWSPPPPPTQETQDDPAPTEEEEEQYGRGHRV from the coding sequence ATGTGCCTCAAAGAACATCACAAGATGAAAACAAACAAGTCCCGCTTAACTCCAAGGACTGAACTATACCGCGGCGAGCAACAGTGTTGGATAGATAGGGAATCCTATACGTTTGAAGGAACACAATTACAAGAGGAGACAAAACCATCAGTAGAGTACATGCATTGGTATAGGTCGCTTCCATTCATGTATGCATCGTACAAACACTTTCTCACTGACATGCGTTCAATTCCAAATTCAACAAACCATCCAAGTGGGTCTCAACAACAACCTCAACCCCAActatttcaacaacaacatcaaccccAACTCTTTCAACAACAACCTCAACACCAAACCttccaacaacaacatcaaccccaacctttccaacaacaacatcaaccctTCCGACAATACCATCTTAACCCCAATTATTCCCAACAACGTACTCTAGCCCTTACATTGACGCACAATACTATTCCTACACCCAATACACCCTATCTCACTCTCAAACAAATTATAACTACCAAACCCAACACCAACAGACCTATATTCGTCCACCCATGCAATTCACACCTATCCCGCATCCAAACTTTTATTCCCCTTACATCCAACAAAACCCTTCAACCTCATACACTCAACCACCCACCACTTCTTACATCCCAACACCATGACCCTCCGCACACACAATCCACCTCAAACTTAAACTTGGATCTTAATGTCAGTGATTATGAGTTAATAAATCAAATTTGGTCTCCTCCTCCACCTCCAACACAAGAAACACAAGACGACCCTGCTCcaactgaagaagaagaagaacaatatGGTCGTGGTCATCGTGTGTGA